The nucleotide window CATTTCAATGTCGAGCAGGATTATGTCGGGGCGAAGCTTGGTCGCCAGCGAAATCGCGTTCATCGGATCGGTCGTGTGGACCAATTCACGGTAGCCCGCGGCTTTCAGATACACGGCGACGACAAAGCTGTTCAGTTTCTCGTCGTCGATCATCAGCACCGTCGCGCCGGCGGACGCTTGCTTCGCACCTGGCGGCAGGGGGGCGACGGACGACGGCGTTTTAAGTTCGGAAGGCATTTCAGTACTTTCGTGCAGGGGATGCACCATATCAAGGCGCAACCCCGCTTCCGGCGAGATGGATGGCGAATGAAGCGAAAAATGCCGCGCTG belongs to Pirellulales bacterium and includes:
- a CDS encoding response regulator, producing the protein MPSELKTPSSVAPLPPGAKQASAGATVLMIDDEKLNSFVVAVYLKAAGYRELVHTTDPMNAISLATKLRPDIILLDIEMPRLSGIELLRRIRADESLADTVVVILSATDDEQIKSQAIALQVSGFLRKPIRKNELLAALESASAAARAPACQGH